A stretch of Lathyrus oleraceus cultivar Zhongwan6 chromosome 6, CAAS_Psat_ZW6_1.0, whole genome shotgun sequence DNA encodes these proteins:
- the LOC127095367 gene encoding uncharacterized protein LOC127095367, with product MARETYGMNSNRVNKIHQSFLSSQKKYTIYIERARAWNNQRHCTHNTAIMAGASQPANFSNIRCDIPELKGDNYKVWKERILLHLGWMDIDYAIRKDEPLAITDESTPIAIALYERWERSNRLSVMFIKTKVTGEIRGSVDQHENVCDLLKVIDDQFVTSKKALASTLIMKLSSYRLTSVKGVRGHIMKMRDISAQLKGLEVDMSDSFMVHYILNSLPFEYGPFKISYNTHKDKWSINELMTMCVREEGL from the exons ATGGCTAGAG AAACTTACGGCATGAACAGTAATCGCGTGAACA AAATACACCAAAGCTTTCTCTCATCACAAAAGAAATACACCATCTATATTGAGAGAGCAAGAGCTTGGAATAATCAAAGGCATTGCACTCACAACACTGCAATAATGGCTGGAG CTTCTCAACCTGCTAATTTTTCTAATATCCGATGTGATATTCCCGAGCTCAAAGGAGATAACTATAAGGTGTGGAAGGAAAGAATTCTCCTCCATCTAGGATGGATGGACATAGATTATGCTATTAGGAAAGACGAACCACTTGCAATTACAGATGAAAGTACTCCAATTGCAATTGCACTATATGAGCGGTGGGAGAGATCCAACCGGCTCAGTGTGATGTTCATTAAGACTAAGGTCACAGGTGAAATACGTGGTTCTGTCGATCAACATGAGAATGTCTGTGATTTGCTGAAAGTCATTGACGATCAATTCGTCACTTCTAAAAAGGCTTTGGCAAGCACATTAATTATGAAACTTTCCTCCTACCGACTCACTAGTGTGAAAGGTGTGCGTGGGCACATAATGAAAATGCGTGACATTTCAGCTCAACTTAAGGGACTTGAGGTTGATATGTCTGACTCCTTCATGGTGCACTATATTCTGAACTCTCTTCCGTTTGAGTATGGGCCTTTCAAGATCTCCTATAATACACATAAAGATAAATGGTCAATCAATGAATTAATGACCATGTGTGTTCGGGAAGAAGGCTTGTAA